A stretch of Myxococcus hansupus DNA encodes these proteins:
- the uvrA gene encoding excinuclease ABC subunit UvrA, with translation MSEPDVISLRGAKEHNLKNVSLDIPKKKLVVFTGVSGSGKSSLAFDTLYAEGQRRYVESLSAYARQFLGQMEKPKYDTIRGLSPTISIEQKAASNNPRSTVGTVTEVHDYLRVLYASIGMQHCPNCGVKVGKQSAQQIVDEILKAPTGTKLQVLAPLVTNRKGEHKDLLAEAQKRGFSRARIDGVLKSLEERIELDKKSKHDIALVIDRVVLKADVKTRLTDSVETALREGKGTLIITDEKGTLASDRVMSELNACSKCGLSFGDLTPASFSFNNPLGMCTDCNGLGTKPEMDPDLIVPDTSRSIRDGAIEPWAGSMNRGEGWTADFVESLAKAFKIDLDVPYAKLTKREKDTVMYGASGKSFTVAWGEGGKYKMEWEGLVERMMRNFKTTTSEARRTELQKYFSDKPCPSCKGERLKPESRAVKVHGRSIVELSRLTISDSLGFLGEMSLSAHERKIATELLKEIRSRLSFLVDVGLGYLMLDRTASTLSGGESQRIRLASQMGSELTGVIYILDEPSIGLHQRDNGKLLTTLKRLRDLGNSVIVVEHDEETMEEADWLVDFGPGAGELGGQVVAQGTPAEVMANEASSTGAYLSGRQEIEIPSERRKPDPKRKIVIQGAQENNLKNVDADIPLGVFTAVTGVSGAGKSTLINEILFPALARHLYESRETPGKHKAVHGLEHLDKVIDIDQRPIGRTPRSNPATYTKLFDNIRDVFAMTPEARAFGYGPGRFSFNIKGGRCEACEGDGVKLVEMHFLADVYVPCEVCAGKRFNEATLRVRYKGKNVAEVLDMSVREAMEHFGAHRDIMRVLQTLHDVGLGYIRLGQPSPTLSGGEAQRIKLARELARVATGRTLYILDEPTTGLHFEDIRKLLAVLNRLVEAGNSVLVIEHNLDVIKSADWLIDMGPEGGAGGGRVLAAGTPEQVAQVEGSHTGRYLGHVLTKARKARVGVRVDGPAPVIQGARG, from the coding sequence ATGTCCGAGCCCGACGTCATTTCCCTCAGAGGCGCCAAGGAGCACAACCTCAAGAACGTCTCCCTGGACATCCCCAAGAAAAAGCTCGTCGTCTTCACCGGCGTGTCTGGCTCGGGCAAGAGCTCGCTCGCCTTCGACACCCTCTACGCGGAAGGCCAGCGCCGCTACGTGGAGAGTCTCTCCGCCTATGCCCGCCAGTTCCTGGGGCAGATGGAGAAGCCTAAGTACGACACCATCCGCGGCCTGTCGCCCACCATCTCCATCGAGCAGAAGGCGGCCAGCAACAACCCCCGCTCGACGGTGGGCACCGTCACGGAGGTGCACGACTACCTGCGCGTGCTCTACGCCTCCATCGGCATGCAGCACTGCCCCAACTGCGGCGTGAAGGTGGGCAAGCAGAGCGCGCAGCAGATTGTCGATGAAATCCTCAAGGCCCCCACGGGCACGAAGCTCCAGGTGCTGGCGCCGCTCGTCACGAACCGCAAGGGTGAGCACAAGGACCTGCTCGCCGAGGCGCAGAAGCGCGGCTTCTCCCGCGCGCGCATCGACGGCGTGCTCAAGAGCCTGGAGGAGCGCATCGAGCTGGACAAGAAGTCCAAGCACGACATCGCGCTCGTCATCGACCGCGTCGTGCTGAAGGCCGACGTGAAGACGCGCCTCACCGACTCCGTGGAGACGGCGCTGCGCGAGGGCAAGGGCACGCTCATCATCACCGACGAGAAGGGCACGCTCGCCTCCGACCGCGTGATGAGCGAGCTGAACGCCTGCTCGAAGTGCGGTCTGTCTTTCGGTGATTTGACGCCCGCGTCCTTCTCCTTCAACAACCCGCTGGGCATGTGCACGGACTGCAACGGCCTGGGCACGAAGCCGGAGATGGACCCGGACCTCATCGTCCCGGACACGTCACGCAGCATCCGCGACGGCGCCATTGAGCCGTGGGCCGGCAGCATGAACCGCGGCGAGGGCTGGACGGCCGACTTCGTGGAGAGCCTGGCCAAGGCCTTCAAGATTGATCTGGACGTGCCCTACGCGAAGCTGACCAAGCGCGAGAAGGACACGGTGATGTACGGCGCCAGCGGCAAGTCCTTCACCGTCGCGTGGGGCGAGGGCGGCAAGTACAAGATGGAGTGGGAGGGGCTCGTCGAGCGCATGATGCGCAACTTCAAGACGACCACCTCGGAGGCGCGCCGCACGGAGCTGCAGAAGTACTTCAGCGACAAGCCCTGCCCCTCCTGCAAGGGGGAGCGCCTGAAGCCGGAGAGCCGCGCCGTCAAGGTCCACGGGCGCTCCATCGTCGAGCTGAGCCGGCTGACCATCTCCGACTCGCTGGGCTTTTTGGGCGAGATGTCCCTGTCCGCGCACGAGCGGAAGATCGCCACCGAGCTCTTGAAGGAGATTCGCAGCCGCCTGTCCTTCCTGGTGGACGTGGGTCTGGGCTACCTGATGCTGGACCGCACCGCGTCCACGCTGTCCGGTGGCGAGAGCCAGCGCATCCGGCTGGCGTCGCAGATGGGCAGCGAGCTGACGGGCGTCATCTACATCCTGGACGAGCCCTCCATCGGACTGCACCAGCGCGACAACGGCAAGCTGCTGACGACGCTCAAGCGCCTGCGGGACTTGGGCAACTCCGTCATCGTCGTGGAGCACGACGAGGAGACGATGGAGGAGGCGGACTGGCTGGTGGACTTCGGACCCGGCGCGGGCGAGCTGGGCGGCCAGGTGGTGGCGCAGGGCACGCCGGCGGAGGTCATGGCCAACGAGGCCAGCTCCACCGGCGCCTACCTGTCCGGCCGTCAGGAAATCGAGATTCCGTCGGAGCGCCGCAAGCCGGACCCGAAGCGGAAGATCGTCATCCAGGGGGCGCAGGAGAACAACCTGAAGAACGTGGACGCGGACATCCCGCTGGGCGTCTTCACCGCCGTCACCGGCGTGTCCGGCGCGGGCAAGTCCACGCTCATCAACGAAATCCTCTTCCCCGCCCTGGCGCGGCACCTCTACGAGAGCCGCGAGACGCCGGGCAAGCACAAGGCCGTGCACGGCCTGGAGCACCTGGACAAGGTCATCGACATCGACCAGCGCCCCATTGGACGGACGCCTCGCAGCAACCCGGCCACGTACACCAAGCTGTTCGACAACATCCGCGACGTGTTCGCCATGACGCCCGAGGCGCGCGCGTTCGGCTACGGGCCGGGCCGCTTCAGCTTCAACATCAAGGGCGGCCGCTGCGAGGCGTGCGAGGGCGACGGCGTGAAGCTGGTGGAGATGCACTTCCTGGCGGACGTCTACGTCCCCTGCGAGGTGTGCGCCGGCAAGCGCTTCAACGAGGCCACCCTGCGCGTGCGCTACAAGGGCAAGAATGTCGCCGAGGTGCTCGACATGAGCGTGCGCGAGGCGATGGAGCACTTCGGCGCGCACCGCGACATCATGCGCGTGCTCCAGACGCTGCATGACGTTGGCCTGGGCTACATCCGCCTGGGACAGCCCTCCCCCACCCTGTCTGGCGGCGAGGCCCAGCGCATCAAGCTGGCGCGCGAGCTGGCGCGCGTGGCCACCGGCCGCACGCTCTACATCCTCGACGAGCCCACCACCGGCCTGCACTTCGAGGACATCCGCAAGCTGCTGGCCGTGCTCAACCGGCTGGTGGAGGCGGGCAACAGCGTGCTCGTCATCGAGCACAACCTGGACGTCATCAAGAGCGCGGACTGGCTCATCGACATGGGCCCCGAGGGCGGCGCCGGCGGCGGGCGGGTGCTCGCGGCGGGCACGCCCGAGCAGGTCGCCCAGGTCGAGGGCAGCCACACCGGCCGCTACCTGGGCCACGTGCTGACCAAGGCCCGCAAGGCCCGCGTGGGTGTGCGCGTGGACGGCCCGGCGCCCGTGATTCAGGGCGCGCGCGGCTGA
- a CDS encoding POT family MFS transporter, with product MAQATAAQSNKFPPQIPFIIGNEACERFSFYGMRNILTVFLIDYLLRTQLPDDALREAEAKSLMHTFMAGVYFFPLIGGYLADRFFGKYRIILGLSLVYCVGHACLAVFEHNVTGFFTGLALIAIGSGGIKPCVAAMVGDQFNESNSHLVKKVFAIFYWTINFGSFFASLFIPLLLKHFGPSVAFGIPGVLMFIATFIFWLGRHKYVRVPATGANPHGFFKVVASALRNRGPGQQSWLDGARKEHPEESVDGVKAVFKVSALLLPFVPFFWMLFDQKASTWVVQARSMDPQVGPFTFQASQMQFVNPLLVMLLIPFLTAVVYPAFQRFGWELTPLRRMPLGLVIGALSFIIAGVFQVTMEGGTTLNIAWQILPYIVLTLGEILMSTTGLEFAYTQAPREMKGTIQSVWLVTNTLANVAVAISSKLNVFTGSGQFFFYAGFALLAAVGMALVARRYVVRDYYQTSPPIPTEERTAAGVTPGSAKSA from the coding sequence ATGGCCCAGGCAACCGCCGCGCAGAGCAACAAGTTCCCGCCGCAAATCCCCTTCATCATCGGCAACGAGGCGTGTGAGCGCTTCAGCTTCTACGGGATGCGGAACATCCTCACGGTGTTCCTCATCGACTACCTCCTGCGCACCCAGTTGCCGGATGACGCACTGCGCGAGGCCGAAGCGAAGAGCCTGATGCACACGTTCATGGCGGGCGTGTACTTCTTCCCGCTCATCGGCGGCTACCTGGCGGACCGCTTCTTCGGGAAGTACCGCATCATCCTGGGACTGAGCCTCGTGTACTGCGTGGGCCACGCGTGCCTGGCCGTCTTCGAGCACAACGTCACGGGGTTCTTCACCGGCCTGGCGCTCATCGCCATTGGCAGCGGCGGCATCAAGCCGTGCGTGGCGGCCATGGTGGGGGACCAGTTCAACGAGTCCAACAGCCACCTGGTGAAGAAGGTCTTCGCCATCTTCTATTGGACCATCAACTTCGGCTCGTTCTTCGCCTCGCTGTTCATCCCGCTGCTGCTCAAGCACTTCGGGCCGTCGGTGGCCTTCGGCATCCCCGGCGTGCTGATGTTCATCGCGACGTTCATCTTCTGGCTGGGCCGGCACAAGTACGTCCGGGTGCCCGCGACGGGCGCCAACCCGCACGGCTTCTTCAAGGTGGTGGCCAGCGCGCTGCGCAACCGGGGCCCGGGCCAGCAGAGCTGGCTGGACGGCGCGCGGAAGGAGCACCCCGAGGAGTCCGTGGACGGCGTGAAGGCGGTGTTCAAGGTGAGCGCGTTGCTGCTCCCCTTCGTGCCCTTCTTCTGGATGCTCTTCGACCAGAAGGCGTCCACGTGGGTGGTGCAGGCCCGGTCCATGGACCCGCAGGTGGGGCCGTTCACCTTCCAGGCCAGCCAGATGCAGTTCGTCAACCCGCTGCTGGTGATGCTGCTCATCCCCTTCCTGACGGCCGTCGTCTACCCGGCCTTCCAGCGCTTCGGGTGGGAGCTGACGCCGCTGCGCCGCATGCCGCTGGGCCTGGTGATTGGCGCGCTGTCGTTCATCATCGCCGGCGTCTTCCAGGTGACGATGGAAGGCGGCACGACGCTGAACATCGCGTGGCAGATTCTCCCGTACATCGTGCTGACGCTGGGCGAAATCCTGATGTCCACCACGGGCCTGGAGTTCGCGTACACGCAGGCCCCGCGTGAGATGAAGGGCACCATCCAGAGCGTGTGGCTGGTGACGAACACGCTGGCCAACGTGGCGGTGGCCATCTCCTCGAAGCTGAACGTCTTCACCGGCTCCGGGCAGTTCTTCTTCTACGCCGGCTTCGCGCTGCTGGCCGCCGTGGGCATGGCGCTGGTGGCCCGCCGCTACGTGGTCCGCGACTACTACCAGACGTCCCCGCCCATCCCCACCGAGGAGCGCACCGCCGCGGGCGTGACGCCCGGCTCGGCGAAGTCCGCGTAA
- a CDS encoding peptide MFS transporter, whose protein sequence is MQGSVAAGDARKGHPRGLYLLFFTEMWERMSYYGMRGLLVLFLTSKVNGGFGWTTADALSLYGTYTGLVYLTPIVGGFIADRYMGQRRAVVLGGVLMMIGHLVLALPSVSMFYTGLAFLIIGNGFFKPNISTMVGGLYAPGDGRRDSAFTIFYMGINLGAVLGNFICGTLGERVGWHWGFGAAGVGMFLGLVAFLSLQNKLLGQVGLVPERMVAAAEAAKGAVEKKGFSRDEIDRIVVIFIMAIFVVAFWTGFEQAGGLMNLYTDAKVDRSILGWEVPTTWFQNFNSVFIVTLAPVFAGLWSWLAARGKDPSIPVKMSMGLLFLSAGFLFMLGASSQSAATGKAAAWWVVMAYLLHTMGELCLSPVGLSMVTKVAPARIVSAMMGVWFLANAAANKLAGVFGGASEKLGEFNVFLYITIGTGIAGVVLLLVSPVLKRMMHGTDEVKPSAPPSEQQGGSVAAA, encoded by the coding sequence ATGCAAGGCTCCGTAGCCGCGGGCGATGCCCGCAAAGGGCACCCGCGAGGGCTCTACCTCCTGTTCTTCACCGAGATGTGGGAGCGCATGTCGTATTACGGCATGCGCGGCCTGCTGGTGCTCTTCCTCACGAGCAAGGTGAACGGGGGCTTTGGCTGGACCACCGCGGACGCGCTCAGCCTCTACGGCACCTATACGGGCCTCGTGTACCTGACGCCCATCGTGGGTGGCTTCATCGCGGACCGGTACATGGGTCAGCGGCGGGCGGTGGTGCTCGGCGGCGTGTTGATGATGATAGGCCACCTCGTCCTGGCCCTTCCCAGCGTGTCGATGTTCTACACGGGCCTGGCGTTCCTCATCATCGGCAACGGCTTCTTCAAGCCGAACATCTCCACCATGGTGGGCGGGCTCTACGCCCCGGGTGACGGCCGCCGCGACAGCGCCTTCACCATCTTCTACATGGGCATCAACCTGGGCGCGGTGCTCGGCAACTTCATCTGCGGCACGCTGGGTGAGCGCGTGGGCTGGCACTGGGGCTTCGGCGCCGCCGGCGTGGGCATGTTCCTGGGCCTGGTCGCCTTCCTGTCGCTGCAGAACAAGCTGCTGGGCCAGGTGGGTCTGGTGCCGGAGCGCATGGTCGCCGCCGCCGAGGCGGCGAAGGGCGCCGTGGAGAAGAAGGGCTTCAGCCGCGACGAGATCGACCGCATCGTCGTCATCTTCATCATGGCCATCTTCGTCGTCGCCTTCTGGACGGGCTTCGAGCAGGCCGGCGGCCTGATGAACCTCTACACGGACGCCAAGGTGGACCGCAGCATCCTGGGCTGGGAGGTCCCCACCACCTGGTTCCAGAACTTCAACTCCGTCTTCATCGTCACGCTGGCGCCCGTCTTCGCGGGCCTGTGGAGCTGGCTGGCCGCGCGGGGCAAGGACCCGAGCATCCCGGTGAAGATGAGCATGGGCCTGCTGTTCCTCTCCGCCGGCTTCCTCTTCATGCTGGGCGCCTCCAGCCAGAGCGCCGCGACGGGCAAGGCGGCCGCGTGGTGGGTGGTGATGGCCTACCTGCTCCACACCATGGGCGAGCTGTGCCTGTCTCCGGTGGGTCTCTCCATGGTGACGAAGGTGGCGCCGGCGCGCATCGTCTCCGCGATGATGGGCGTGTGGTTCCTGGCGAACGCGGCGGCCAACAAGCTCGCCGGCGTCTTCGGCGGCGCCTCGGAGAAGCTGGGCGAGTTCAACGTGTTCCTCTACATCACCATCGGCACGGGCATCGCCGGCGTGGTGCTGCTGCTCGTCTCGCCCGTGCTCAAGCGGATGATGCACGGCACGGACGAGGTGAAGCCCTCCGCGCCTCCCTCCGAGCAGCAGGGCGGCTCGGTGGCCGCGGCCTGA
- a CDS encoding ATP-binding protein — MLRSVMLYFERTYGRDRLVRLWQREALPLSLSYVETLTNFVSVGFTERLFDVLDKDSGDPDFMTKAGRSIASPDAVGFLYYMMKALATPRSVYERALELDHTYNRVGGFHIDALTDSRVQVRYVSRIRERDRKFCRARQGNLSAFPAIWNLPLAEVKELRCQVDGADCCEYDIRWQNLPPLAWRYIVGGMAGMVAGLLSGTLNLAPPMFAVSSLGMVGIAAGAWLDTRAALLRKDAQLSEQHQGLQTSLEDLQRRNEEIFRANKALEDRVAERTQELSEANSKLETALVRQQELDRLKSEFFDNVSHELRTPLTLILLTLESLEKRAEGLPPVVAQHVVTMERNAQRLLRLINNLLDLAQLESGKARLRYQPLELHSFLSTVVPPFNSMAERQGVLLALEGAEVTPVHVDLDRMDVVFTNLLSNALKFTQAGGVTVRVREDDSDVHVEVIDTGMGIAAQDIAVIFDRFSQADTSGTRRFGGTGIGLALVKETLELHAGGISVTSVLGQGSTFRVRLPKGTAHIREDLRERRQTAMPVRRERRISGGYPSVERGSMELTGAANAPARDHVGAGPEAARIMVVEDDAEIRGFIARLLTQHYQVLEAVNGEDGRNRALRDRPDLIVSDVMMPVMSGLQMLTALRSDPQTVDIPVILLTARQEVSAKVEGLGTGANDYLSKPFSPRELLARIETQLRLREAAVRAAENERLAAIGLLTSGFAHEVRNPLNGLMNALLPLKDMLTGGGATDVDLSKAMLEVVEECGQRIRHLAESLLSFTRTSEAPVMLSLDSSLDSTLSVLTWKVPPDVKVERAYHCVEPVRGNPGALNQVWLNLLDNALRAVGPQGRVRIATSNTAEEAIVTISDDGEGIRPEDMDRLFQPFFSTRAAGEGTGLGLALSRRIVIQHGGHISLTSTLGQGTQVEVRLPLRSAVPLSSGTASERASEPRIGRLG, encoded by the coding sequence ATGCTGCGCAGCGTGATGCTCTATTTCGAGCGGACGTATGGCCGGGACCGGCTGGTGCGCTTGTGGCAACGCGAGGCGCTGCCGCTGTCGCTGAGCTACGTGGAGACGCTCACCAACTTCGTCTCCGTGGGGTTCACCGAGCGCCTCTTCGACGTGCTCGACAAGGACTCGGGTGATCCGGACTTCATGACCAAGGCGGGGCGCAGCATCGCCAGTCCGGACGCCGTGGGCTTCCTGTATTACATGATGAAGGCGCTGGCGACGCCGCGCAGCGTCTATGAGCGCGCGCTGGAGCTGGACCACACGTACAACCGCGTGGGCGGCTTCCACATCGACGCGCTCACGGACTCGCGGGTGCAGGTGCGCTACGTCAGCCGCATCCGCGAGCGGGATCGCAAATTCTGCCGCGCGCGGCAGGGCAACCTGTCCGCGTTCCCGGCCATCTGGAACCTGCCCCTGGCGGAGGTGAAGGAGCTGCGCTGCCAGGTGGATGGGGCGGACTGCTGCGAGTACGACATCCGCTGGCAGAACCTGCCGCCCCTGGCGTGGCGCTACATCGTCGGTGGCATGGCGGGCATGGTGGCGGGCCTGCTGTCGGGCACGTTGAACCTGGCGCCGCCCATGTTCGCCGTCAGCTCGCTGGGCATGGTGGGCATCGCGGCGGGGGCGTGGCTGGACACGCGCGCGGCGCTGCTGCGCAAGGACGCGCAGTTGTCCGAGCAGCACCAGGGGCTGCAGACGTCGCTGGAGGACCTGCAGCGCCGCAACGAGGAGATCTTCCGCGCCAACAAGGCCCTCGAGGACCGGGTGGCCGAGCGCACGCAGGAGCTGTCCGAGGCCAACTCCAAGCTGGAGACCGCGCTGGTCCGCCAGCAGGAGCTGGACCGGCTCAAGAGCGAGTTCTTCGACAACGTGAGCCACGAGCTGCGCACGCCGCTCACGCTCATCCTGCTGACGCTGGAGTCGCTGGAGAAGCGCGCGGAGGGGCTGCCTCCCGTGGTGGCCCAGCACGTCGTCACCATGGAGCGCAACGCGCAGCGCCTGTTGCGGCTCATCAACAACCTGTTGGACCTGGCGCAACTGGAGTCGGGCAAGGCCCGCCTGCGCTACCAGCCCCTGGAGCTGCACAGCTTCCTCAGCACCGTGGTGCCGCCCTTCAACTCCATGGCGGAGCGGCAGGGCGTGTTGCTCGCGCTGGAGGGCGCTGAGGTGACGCCGGTCCACGTGGACCTCGACCGCATGGACGTCGTCTTCACCAACCTGCTGTCCAACGCGCTGAAGTTCACCCAGGCGGGTGGGGTGACGGTGCGGGTGCGTGAAGACGACTCGGACGTCCACGTCGAGGTCATCGACACCGGCATGGGCATCGCGGCGCAGGACATCGCCGTCATCTTCGACCGCTTCTCCCAGGCGGACACCAGCGGCACCCGCCGCTTTGGCGGAACGGGCATTGGCCTGGCGCTGGTGAAGGAGACGCTGGAGCTGCACGCGGGCGGCATCTCCGTGACGAGCGTGCTGGGCCAGGGCTCCACCTTCCGTGTCCGCCTGCCCAAGGGCACCGCGCACATCCGGGAGGATTTGCGCGAGCGCCGCCAGACGGCCATGCCGGTGCGGCGCGAGCGGCGCATCTCCGGGGGCTACCCCTCGGTGGAGCGCGGCTCCATGGAGCTGACGGGCGCGGCGAACGCGCCAGCCCGGGACCACGTGGGGGCGGGGCCCGAGGCGGCGCGCATCATGGTGGTGGAGGACGACGCGGAGATTCGCGGCTTCATCGCCCGCCTGTTGACGCAGCACTACCAGGTGCTCGAGGCCGTCAACGGCGAGGACGGGCGCAACCGCGCGCTGAGAGATCGTCCGGACCTCATCGTGTCGGACGTGATGATGCCGGTGATGTCCGGCCTGCAGATGCTGACCGCGCTGCGGAGCGACCCGCAGACGGTGGACATCCCCGTCATCCTCCTCACCGCCCGCCAGGAGGTGTCCGCCAAGGTGGAGGGCCTGGGCACGGGCGCCAACGACTACCTGAGCAAGCCCTTCAGCCCGCGCGAGCTGCTGGCCCGCATCGAGACGCAGCTTCGCCTGCGCGAGGCGGCGGTGCGCGCCGCGGAGAACGAGCGGCTGGCCGCCATTGGCTTGCTGACCTCCGGCTTCGCGCACGAGGTCCGCAACCCGCTCAACGGGTTGATGAACGCGCTGCTCCCGCTCAAGGACATGCTGACGGGCGGCGGCGCCACGGACGTGGACCTGAGCAAGGCCATGTTGGAGGTGGTGGAGGAGTGTGGCCAGCGCATCCGCCACCTCGCCGAGTCCCTGCTCTCCTTCACCCGGACGAGCGAGGCCCCGGTGATGCTGTCGCTGGACTCCTCGCTGGACTCCACGCTGAGCGTGCTGACCTGGAAGGTCCCTCCGGACGTGAAGGTGGAGCGGGCCTACCACTGCGTGGAGCCGGTGCGGGGAAATCCCGGCGCGCTGAATCAGGTGTGGCTCAACCTGTTGGACAACGCGCTGCGTGCGGTGGGGCCCCAGGGGCGGGTCCGCATCGCCACGTCGAACACGGCGGAGGAGGCCATCGTCACCATCAGTGACGACGGCGAGGGCATCCGTCCCGAGGACATGGACCGGCTCTTCCAGCCCTTCTTCTCCACCCGCGCGGCGGGCGAGGGCACCGGCCTGGGGCTGGCGCTCAGCCGGCGCATCGTCATCCAGCACGGCGGGCACATCTCCCTGACGAGCACGCTGGGGCAGGGGACGCAGGTGGAGGTCCGCCTGCCGCTGCGCTCGGCCGTCCCGCTGTCGTCGGGGACCGCGTCCGAGCGCGCGTCCGAGCCGCGCATTGGCCGGCTGGGTTGA
- a CDS encoding methyltransferase domain-containing protein, which translates to MTYLMESAQEVERLQAQASATSYADRLRLTGLRPGDTALDVGCGPGVITSEILDIVGPTGHVVGIEPQAEHLSAAQALLSGHPNVTLLQGALPETRQPSNHFDYVWCQYVFEYLGEQDSALAELVRVVKPGGRVVVADIDGVGLWNWPFPEDLQQESQKLLSALRAARFDLHAGRKLFHLFRKAGLEDVRVHISPFYVAAGAVDARLHDDWVIRFRTLRPLAEPYFGGPAPYDAFCQRFMALLDDADTLKYAMVLTTEGVKR; encoded by the coding sequence ATGACCTACCTGATGGAGTCGGCCCAGGAGGTGGAGCGCCTGCAAGCCCAGGCGAGCGCCACTTCCTATGCGGACCGGCTGCGGCTCACCGGGTTGCGGCCGGGTGACACCGCGCTCGACGTGGGCTGTGGGCCGGGCGTCATCACCTCGGAGATTCTGGACATCGTGGGGCCCACGGGACACGTGGTGGGCATCGAACCCCAGGCCGAGCACCTGTCGGCGGCCCAGGCGTTGCTCTCCGGCCATCCGAACGTGACGCTGCTCCAGGGCGCGCTTCCGGAGACGCGCCAGCCCTCCAACCATTTCGACTACGTCTGGTGTCAGTACGTCTTCGAGTACCTGGGTGAGCAGGACTCCGCCCTGGCGGAGCTGGTGCGCGTGGTGAAGCCGGGCGGGCGCGTGGTGGTGGCGGACATCGACGGGGTGGGGCTGTGGAACTGGCCCTTCCCGGAGGACCTCCAGCAGGAGAGCCAGAAGCTGCTGTCCGCCCTGCGCGCGGCGCGCTTCGACCTGCACGCGGGCCGCAAGCTCTTCCACCTCTTCCGCAAGGCCGGGCTGGAAGACGTGCGTGTGCACATCTCCCCGTTCTACGTGGCGGCCGGCGCGGTGGACGCCCGCCTGCATGACGACTGGGTCATTCGCTTCCGGACCTTGCGTCCACTTGCGGAGCCCTATTTTGGGGGCCCCGCGCCCTACGATGCCTTCTGCCAGCGCTTCATGGCGCTCCTGGATGACGCCGACACCCTCAAGTATGCGATGGTGTTGACGACCGAAGGAGTGAAGCGTTGA
- the nadA gene encoding quinolinate synthase NadA, which yields MGAEVDYAKEIQELKRSMNAVILAHYYQESEVQDLADFVGDSLALAQAAARTEADVIVFCGVHFMAETAKILNPSRLVLLPDLKAGCSLSDRCPPGAFKAFKDKHPDAFVVSYVNSSAAVKAMSDVICTSSNAVKIVNQVPKDRQILFAPDQHLGRYVMKQTGRDMVLWPGSCIVHEIFSEKKLVQLKVEYPEAEVVAHPECEQAVLRHADFIGSTKAILDYAVRSPKQQFIVVTEAGIIHQMKRAAPGKTFIPAPPDNGCACNECPYMRLNTLEKLWRCMKDRTPELTMPEDLREGARAPLQRMLEWSQ from the coding sequence ATGGGCGCCGAAGTCGATTACGCGAAGGAAATCCAGGAGCTCAAGCGTTCCATGAACGCAGTCATCCTGGCGCACTATTACCAGGAGAGCGAAGTTCAGGACCTCGCGGACTTTGTCGGAGACAGCCTGGCCCTGGCCCAGGCCGCGGCGCGGACCGAGGCGGACGTCATCGTCTTCTGCGGCGTCCACTTCATGGCCGAGACGGCGAAGATCCTCAACCCGTCCCGCCTGGTGCTGCTGCCGGACCTGAAGGCGGGATGCTCGCTGTCGGACCGGTGCCCGCCGGGCGCCTTCAAGGCGTTCAAGGACAAACACCCGGACGCGTTCGTCGTGAGCTACGTCAACAGCTCCGCCGCGGTGAAGGCCATGAGCGACGTCATCTGCACGTCGTCCAATGCGGTGAAAATCGTGAACCAGGTGCCGAAGGACCGGCAGATTCTCTTCGCGCCGGACCAGCACCTGGGCCGCTACGTGATGAAGCAGACGGGCCGCGACATGGTGCTGTGGCCGGGGAGCTGCATCGTTCACGAAATCTTCAGCGAGAAGAAGCTGGTGCAGTTGAAGGTGGAGTACCCGGAGGCTGAAGTGGTGGCCCACCCGGAATGCGAACAGGCCGTGCTGCGCCACGCGGACTTCATTGGCTCCACCAAGGCGATTCTGGATTACGCGGTGCGTAGTCCGAAGCAGCAGTTCATCGTGGTGACGGAGGCGGGCATCATCCACCAGATGAAGCGCGCCGCGCCGGGCAAGACGTTCATCCCCGCGCCGCCCGACAATGGCTGCGCGTGCAACGAGTGCCCATACATGCGCCTCAACACGTTGGAGAAGCTGTGGCGCTGCATGAAGGACCGCACGCCGGAGCTCACCATGCCGGAGGACCTGCGCGAGGGCGCTCGCGCGCCGCTGCAACGCATGCTGGAGTGGTCTCAATAA